The Acidobacteriota bacterium genome contains the following window.
CTTACAGGAATCACTCTCACACCTTTTAAAGCTTTAAGATCTCCAAGTTCTTCCACATCATCTCTATTCTCAAGAAGCATTCCTTTAAATTTTTTTATTATATTTTCTACCTCTTCAAGACTCTTATCCTTTATTATTTCTGTCATCATAGAAGCAGAAGCACGGCTAATTGAACATCCTGTACCAGTAAATCTAACATCCTTTATCCTGCCATCAGATATTGCAAGTTCTAAATAAATTTCATCTCCACACAATGGATTCATTCCTTCGGAAACTAAATCGGATTGTTCAAGCTTTCCAAAATTTTTTGGTTTGTTATAATGTTCTAATATAACTTCTTTATAAATTTCATCTAATTCCATGACTGAATATCTCTCTTACTTTTTTTAAGGCATTCATAAGTATATCAATTTCTTCTTTTTCATTGTATATGTAAAAACTTGCTCTAACAGTTGCAGGAACATTCAATTTTCTCATTAATGGCTGTGCACAATGATGCCCTGCTCTGATTGCAATCCCTTCATAATCAAGAACTGTTCCTACATCATGGGAATGAATAGTTCTGAAATTAAAAGATATCACCCCTCCCCTTATTTCCTCTTTCATCGGCCCATAAAGAATAATATCGTCAAGTTCTTTCATTTTTTCGAGAGCATAAAAAGTAAGTTCTCTTTCGATATTTCTAACATTATCCATTCCTAATTTTTCAAGATAATCCACTGCTTTCTTTAAACCAATTGCTCCGCTTACGTTTGGAGTTCCTGCTTCAAATTTCCAAGGTAATTCATTAAAGGTAGCTCTATCATACCAGACCTGACTTATCATCTCGCCTCCTCCCATGAATGGGTCCATCTCTTCAAGAATCTTTTCTTTTGCGAATAAAATTCCGATTCCCATTGGTCCCAGCATCTTATGTCCGGAAAATGCAAAGAAATCACAATCAATATCCTGAACATCGACTTTGAAGTGGGGCGCTGATTGAGCGCCATCTATGAGAACAAGAGAATTATTTTTATGGGCTAATTTAGTTATTTCTTTAACAGGATTAATCGTCCCCAATACGTTTGACATATGAGTCAATGCTACAATTTTTGTCTTTTCTGTCAGTAGTTTCTCGATGCTTTCAGAATCAAGAGTTCCGTCCTCAAGAACTGGAATAAATTTAAGTTTTGCTTTCTTCTCTCTTGAAATAAACTGCCATGGTATCAAATTGCTGTGATGTTCCATTTCAGTGAGAAGAATCTCATCACCTTCGCCTATAAATTTTCTTGCCCATGCGTATGCAACTAAATTTATAGCTTCAGTTGTATTTCTCACAAATATAATATTTTTAAAAGAAGGAGCGTTGATAAACTTTGCAATTCGAAACCTCGCATCTTCATAATTCTTAGTTGCCTCTTCAGAAAGTAGATAAATTCCCCTATGAACATTTGAATTTTGAGCTTTGTAGTATTCGGAGATGGCTTCAATAACAGAAACAGGCTTTTGAGTTGTTGCTGCATTATCTAAATAAATTAAAGGCTTTCCTCTTATTAGAACGCTTAAAATTGGGAAATCTTTTCTGATTTCATTCACATTCATTTATTACCCCTCAAAATTAATTGTTTAGCTCAGAATTGAACATCAGTAAGTCTTTTTTCGATTACTCTTTCCATTCTGCTTATTATCCTATCATCTTCAACATTTCTGATTAATGAATCATAAAATCCTCTTATCAGAAGTTTCTTAGCTTCTCTTTTTTCCAATCCACGAGTTATCATATAAAATACTTTCTGGAAATTCAATGGAGCTACTGAAGCCCCATGGGATGCCTGACAATCATCCTCTTCAATCCA
Protein-coding sequences here:
- the sufU gene encoding Fe-S cluster assembly sulfur transfer protein SufU gives rise to the protein MELDEIYKEVILEHYNKPKNFGKLEQSDLVSEGMNPLCGDEIYLELAISDGRIKDVRFTGTGCSISRASASMMTEIIKDKSLEEVENIIKKFKGMLLENRDDVEELGDLKALKGVRVIPVRIKCAILSWDVLEQGLKEYMERKKSE
- a CDS encoding cysteine desulfurase; the encoded protein is MNVNEIRKDFPILSVLIRGKPLIYLDNAATTQKPVSVIEAISEYYKAQNSNVHRGIYLLSEEATKNYEDARFRIAKFINAPSFKNIIFVRNTTEAINLVAYAWARKFIGEGDEILLTEMEHHSNLIPWQFISREKKAKLKFIPVLEDGTLDSESIEKLLTEKTKIVALTHMSNVLGTINPVKEITKLAHKNNSLVLIDGAQSAPHFKVDVQDIDCDFFAFSGHKMLGPMGIGILFAKEKILEEMDPFMGGGEMISQVWYDRATFNELPWKFEAGTPNVSGAIGLKKAVDYLEKLGMDNVRNIERELTFYALEKMKELDDIILYGPMKEEIRGGVISFNFRTIHSHDVGTVLDYEGIAIRAGHHCAQPLMRKLNVPATVRASFYIYNEKEEIDILMNALKKVREIFSHGIR